From one Peredibacter starrii genomic stretch:
- a CDS encoding BON domain-containing protein, whose translation MEPNKEPGVSGKERGGKTWLNSEEYETQKEFADTMEEAEKGFQSTGQNLHGRSDLSNQGAQVGVTLTEDAVIEALRRSPQVDIGSLIVMVKGSVVHLEGIVEDMPELREIENIANNVPGVSKVVSHVELKKDNSQALKDLQ comes from the coding sequence ATGGAACCCAATAAGGAACCTGGAGTCAGTGGAAAAGAGCGTGGGGGTAAAACCTGGCTCAACTCCGAAGAGTACGAAACGCAGAAAGAATTTGCGGATACCATGGAAGAAGCCGAGAAAGGATTTCAGAGTACCGGACAGAATTTGCACGGGCGTTCTGATCTTTCCAATCAAGGGGCTCAAGTCGGAGTGACTCTCACAGAAGATGCTGTGATTGAAGCTTTAAGAAGAAGTCCGCAGGTGGATATCGGCAGTCTTATTGTAATGGTGAAGGGCAGTGTGGTTCATCTGGAAGGAATCGTGGAAGACATGCCGGAACTGAGAGAGATAGAAAACATCGCGAACAATGTACCGGGAGTATCAAAAGTTGTGAGTCATGTGGAATTGAAAAAAGACAATAGCCAGGCGCTGAAGGACTTACAATAA
- a CDS encoding DUF6496 domain-containing protein encodes MPERKTIKRAQKDKREGKSASTQAGEFVKDEIDRIREGKTGARNTKQAIAIGLSKARKAGVNIPDKEGKKSSHAGRIAEHKTSRTRSKAGEERQKKESKNTVSHKLLSLQAKRAQAKRGAAARHRSAVKAAHTRAENKKAA; translated from the coding sequence ATGCCTGAAAGAAAAACTATTAAGCGTGCACAAAAAGATAAGAGAGAAGGAAAGTCTGCTTCGACACAAGCGGGCGAATTCGTAAAAGATGAAATTGATCGGATTCGAGAGGGAAAAACCGGCGCCAGAAATACGAAGCAAGCGATTGCGATCGGATTATCAAAAGCTCGAAAAGCAGGAGTGAATATTCCAGATAAAGAAGGAAAAAAATCATCTCATGCTGGAAGAATTGCGGAACATAAAACTTCTCGCACTCGTTCAAAGGCCGGTGAAGAACGACAGAAAAAAGAATCTAAAAACACTGTCAGTCATAAACTTCTTTCTCTGCAAGCAAAACGTGCTCAGGCCAAACGAGGTGCGGCCGCGAGACATCGTTCAGCTGTGAAGGCCGCTCACACCAGAGCCGAAAATAAAAAAGCCGCTTAG
- a CDS encoding TRAP transporter TatT component family protein produces the protein MLKMLLATFFLCNFALAEAPKKDLTSAEGNLMKAEALRLWQKRDVQESLEESLSKFEQALAADPENIELLTYLARGYFTLAELHLDNKDLKMKNFEKAIEYGERGMATNPEFKKRAKDDIKGAIEKLSDREVPITFWTAASRGKWSKLNGVMSSLKYKDQIITMIKKVESLRPNFYYGAVPRYWGGFYAVAPRIAGGDMKKSKQNFKKAMEMSPEYLGTKVLYAELYCVEEDDKKEFKKQLMEVIAAPNGPVEITPENILEKRKAEKLLNKIDDIF, from the coding sequence ATGCTTAAAATGTTACTCGCTACCTTTTTCCTTTGTAACTTCGCTCTAGCCGAAGCCCCTAAAAAAGATCTGACTTCTGCTGAAGGCAATCTCATGAAGGCCGAGGCCCTTCGTTTGTGGCAGAAGCGTGATGTTCAAGAAAGCCTTGAAGAATCACTTTCAAAATTTGAACAAGCACTTGCCGCTGATCCAGAAAACATTGAACTCCTTACATATCTTGCTCGCGGTTACTTCACACTCGCTGAGCTTCACCTTGATAACAAAGATCTCAAAATGAAAAATTTTGAGAAGGCCATCGAATACGGCGAAAGAGGGATGGCAACAAACCCTGAATTCAAAAAACGCGCTAAAGATGACATCAAAGGTGCCATTGAAAAACTTTCTGACCGCGAAGTGCCCATCACTTTTTGGACGGCCGCTTCTCGTGGAAAATGGTCAAAACTTAACGGCGTGATGTCTTCACTTAAGTACAAAGACCAAATCATCACAATGATCAAGAAAGTTGAATCCCTTCGCCCTAATTTCTACTATGGCGCCGTTCCTCGTTACTGGGGCGGTTTCTATGCTGTTGCACCTCGTATCGCCGGTGGCGACATGAAAAAAAGTAAACAAAACTTCAAAAAGGCCATGGAGATGTCTCCAGAGTATCTTGGTACAAAAGTTCTTTATGCCGAACTCTACTGTGTAGAAGAGGACGACAAAAAAGAATTCAAGAAACAACTTATGGAAGTGATCGCTGCACCAAATGGTCCAGTAGAAATCACTCCTGAAAACATTCTTGAGAAAAGAAAAGCTGAGAAGCTCCTTAACAAAATCGACGATATTTTCTAA
- a CDS encoding 2-hydroxychromene-2-carboxylate isomerase — translation MKAINFYFDFLSPFSYFAWHNMQTLAKELNLEVHYKPVALGPLLNHWQIKGPGEITPKREFLLKQCLRYAAKLGLPFTTPKTHPFNSLYALRLSLRGVAGQDQARVIEALWKAGWQTRIDMGEPDELLNALREAGLPADELYEKSFTKEAKVELKANINEAISFGAFGVPSFVVGDELFWGNDALEDIRDYVQGQDPLDREKFASLLAETPRAAAQAL, via the coding sequence ATGAAAGCAATCAATTTTTACTTCGATTTTTTGTCTCCGTTTAGCTACTTTGCCTGGCATAACATGCAGACCCTGGCAAAAGAATTGAACCTAGAAGTGCACTACAAACCAGTGGCCTTGGGCCCTCTTTTGAATCACTGGCAGATCAAAGGCCCAGGTGAGATCACTCCTAAGCGCGAGTTTCTTTTAAAGCAGTGCCTTCGATATGCTGCGAAGTTGGGTCTTCCCTTCACCACTCCTAAAACTCATCCTTTTAATTCACTCTATGCTCTACGCTTAAGCCTAAGGGGCGTGGCGGGACAGGATCAAGCACGAGTGATAGAAGCTCTATGGAAGGCAGGCTGGCAAACTCGTATTGATATGGGTGAGCCGGATGAACTTTTAAATGCTCTTCGTGAAGCTGGTCTTCCAGCGGACGAGCTCTACGAGAAGAGTTTTACCAAGGAAGCCAAGGTCGAACTTAAAGCGAACATTAATGAGGCCATTAGCTTCGGAGCCTTCGGGGTTCCAAGCTTCGTTGTAGGCGATGAACTCTTCTGGGGTAATGACGCTCTTGAGGACATACGTGATTACGTTCAGGGACAAGACCCACTTGATCGCGAAAAATTCGCAAGCCTTCTGGCAGAAACACCAAGAGCGGCGGCGCAAGCACTATGA
- the rpsU gene encoding 30S ribosomal protein S21 encodes MAHDKKEPKENIRIDITDGFAVERALKKFKRLCDAYGIVKEYRAREYYMKPSVKRVEKMEAAEKRRKKTNSKSGRGSRKI; translated from the coding sequence ATGGCCCACGATAAAAAAGAGCCCAAAGAAAACATTCGTATTGATATCACTGATGGCTTCGCTGTAGAGCGCGCCCTTAAAAAATTCAAGCGACTTTGTGATGCTTATGGAATCGTGAAAGAATACCGCGCTCGCGAGTATTACATGAAGCCTTCAGTTAAGCGTGTAGAGAAAATGGAAGCGGCTGAAAAACGTCGTAAGAAAACAAATTCAAAATCGGGCCGCGGCTCAAGAAAGATCTAA
- a CDS encoding HNH endonuclease, which produces MRLKHLANKILLSDTKKLAGAEREVTVKLLHHLKEIDKRKLYCDLKYSSLFAYCVHELGYSEGAAQRRIVAARAIAEMPEIEKKIEDGSLNLTNISLVNQFIEDPKQKREVFKEIENLTKTECEKKLFEITGKEEKPKDKKKRISKDKVQVAIVLSDETMTLVDQLKNLLGKDLEMDQLVQFMAKKAIEAVEKTKFKQTKPRQTLSPAKVGRAIPASVKRDVYARDKKCTNCGTTHNLNYDHILPYAMGGPSSRENLRLLCFQCNQRGRMKAGLRAPPPR; this is translated from the coding sequence ATGAGACTAAAACATCTTGCAAATAAAATTTTACTGAGTGATACAAAAAAGTTGGCCGGGGCCGAAAGAGAAGTAACAGTTAAGTTGCTTCATCACTTAAAAGAGATTGATAAAAGGAAGCTCTATTGTGATTTGAAGTATTCCTCTTTGTTTGCATATTGCGTGCATGAGCTAGGCTATTCAGAAGGCGCGGCCCAGAGGCGAATTGTGGCCGCTCGTGCAATTGCTGAAATGCCAGAAATTGAAAAGAAAATCGAAGATGGAAGTTTGAATCTCACAAATATTTCGCTAGTGAATCAATTTATAGAAGACCCAAAACAAAAGCGTGAGGTTTTTAAAGAGATCGAAAATCTAACCAAAACCGAGTGTGAGAAGAAGTTGTTTGAAATAACGGGTAAAGAAGAAAAGCCAAAAGATAAAAAGAAGCGCATTTCAAAAGATAAGGTTCAAGTCGCCATTGTTTTATCTGATGAAACGATGACACTAGTTGATCAGTTGAAAAATCTTTTAGGAAAAGACCTCGAGATGGATCAGTTGGTTCAATTCATGGCGAAGAAGGCCATTGAAGCCGTCGAAAAAACGAAGTTTAAACAAACTAAACCTCGCCAAACACTTTCGCCAGCGAAAGTGGGAAGAGCGATTCCAGCTTCCGTGAAGCGCGATGTATACGCCCGAGATAAGAAATGCACCAATTGCGGAACAACTCATAATCTCAATTATGATCATATCCTCCCCTATGCCATGGGAGGACCAAGTAGTCGGGAAAATTTAAGGCTGTTGTGTTTTCAGTGTAATCAGAGAGGAAGGATGAAGGCGGGACTCAGGGCCCCGCCTCCGAGATAA
- a CDS encoding endonuclease/exonuclease/phosphatase family protein — MKVMVLNAQDLFLFMDKHDHSASPVTELTEIKWQLMSSSLFSNKSKEKCLMLANAIKDAEADIVMVTEVGGPESLSNFAKYVLNDEYLALSLPSNSDRGIDLGYLIKKSLAYKVDIHTHIDYPLPLPAKRFSRDVLRLDLKANDKVQMILLLVHIKSKLDMSKTDFEGRSRRVLEVKGLLEIYKNLEHLHPDIPILIGGDFNGHAGEENTEEEFKAIYEMTTLKDIAFLANIPPEERFSYVYFNRGGNRFEQQIDYLFISDKFKHLIETTECYFPRYKHLSGAPLPIPKRMEHKNTLPSDHYPFLATLRLNP; from the coding sequence ATGAAAGTCATGGTCTTAAATGCCCAGGATCTATTTCTCTTTATGGACAAGCACGATCATTCTGCGAGTCCAGTCACCGAGCTGACGGAAATTAAATGGCAGCTCATGAGTTCTAGCCTGTTCTCGAATAAGTCCAAAGAAAAATGCTTAATGCTCGCTAACGCCATCAAGGATGCGGAAGCAGATATTGTGATGGTCACGGAAGTTGGTGGCCCGGAGTCGCTTAGTAATTTTGCGAAGTATGTTCTGAACGACGAGTATCTCGCTTTAAGTCTCCCTTCTAATTCTGATCGCGGAATTGATTTGGGTTATTTGATTAAGAAGAGTCTCGCTTACAAAGTCGACATTCATACTCACATTGATTATCCCCTACCACTTCCGGCGAAACGTTTTTCACGAGATGTTCTTCGACTCGATTTAAAGGCGAACGATAAAGTTCAGATGATTCTTCTTCTTGTTCATATCAAATCCAAACTCGATATGAGTAAAACGGATTTTGAAGGACGCTCTCGTCGCGTGCTGGAAGTAAAAGGTCTTTTAGAGATTTATAAAAATCTTGAACATCTTCATCCTGACATTCCAATTCTGATTGGCGGTGACTTCAATGGTCACGCGGGGGAAGAAAATACAGAGGAAGAGTTTAAGGCGATCTACGAAATGACCACCTTAAAGGACATTGCGTTCCTGGCCAATATTCCTCCTGAAGAGCGCTTTAGTTATGTATATTTTAATCGTGGTGGAAATCGTTTCGAACAACAGATTGATTACCTGTTTATTTCCGACAAGTTTAAGCATCTAATTGAAACTACCGAGTGTTATTTCCCTCGTTATAAGCACTTAAGTGGTGCCCCGCTTCCGATTCCTAAACGCATGGAACATAAGAATACACTACCTTCGGACCATTATCCTTTTCTCGCGACCTTAAGATTGAACCCATAG